A section of the Marinimicrobium koreense genome encodes:
- a CDS encoding FAD-dependent oxidoreductase, whose protein sequence is MQYDVVVVGGGIQGVGVAQAAVAAGYSVLLLEKTALAAATSSASSKLIHGGLRYLESVQFGLVRESLKERALLLELAPELVKRVDMHIPVYRSSSRSSGKISIGLWLYRILSGFDDDSEFSRLHRSQWSALDGLRTDDLMAVFRYREAQTDDAALTRAVWGSAESLGAELAMPAELISAECHPAGCEVVYRQGEKELSVEAGVLVNCAGPWGTEVIGRVTPALTGPEVDLVQGAHLLLPPSLKHHFYLEAPDDRRAVFALPWNNRLLIGTTETLHKGDPAKAACTREEQDYLLRTLQHYFPSLDVSTSNVESFAGLRVLPKVEGSAFGRSREVLFHADNEEQPRLLSVMGGKLTTYRATAEQVIERLAPSLPRRRAMASTRELPLNPA, encoded by the coding sequence ATGCAATACGACGTTGTGGTGGTTGGTGGTGGTATTCAGGGGGTGGGCGTGGCGCAGGCAGCGGTGGCTGCGGGCTACTCGGTTTTATTGCTGGAGAAGACCGCCTTGGCGGCCGCCACTTCCAGCGCCTCTTCAAAGCTGATCCACGGTGGACTTCGCTACCTGGAATCGGTCCAGTTTGGCTTGGTTCGCGAGAGCCTCAAGGAGCGCGCGCTGCTTCTCGAGCTAGCGCCGGAGCTGGTCAAGCGCGTCGATATGCATATTCCGGTCTATCGCTCCTCGTCCCGTTCGTCCGGAAAGATCTCCATTGGCTTGTGGCTCTATCGGATACTGTCGGGCTTCGATGATGATTCGGAGTTTTCTCGCTTGCATCGGAGTCAGTGGTCGGCGCTGGATGGTTTGCGGACGGATGACCTGATGGCTGTGTTCCGATACCGGGAGGCGCAAACCGATGACGCCGCTTTGACCCGGGCGGTCTGGGGCTCGGCTGAATCTCTGGGGGCGGAGTTGGCGATGCCGGCCGAGCTGATATCCGCCGAGTGCCACCCCGCAGGTTGTGAGGTTGTTTATCGACAGGGAGAAAAGGAGCTTTCCGTTGAAGCGGGGGTGCTGGTCAATTGCGCTGGGCCCTGGGGAACAGAGGTGATCGGCCGGGTGACGCCGGCCCTGACCGGGCCTGAGGTGGATCTGGTTCAGGGGGCCCACCTACTATTGCCCCCGAGCCTGAAACACCACTTCTATCTGGAAGCTCCCGATGATCGGCGTGCGGTGTTTGCCTTGCCTTGGAACAACCGGTTATTGATCGGTACAACCGAAACGCTGCATAAAGGCGATCCAGCGAAAGCAGCCTGTACGCGCGAAGAGCAGGATTACCTGCTGCGGACACTTCAGCACTACTTCCCGTCACTGGATGTGTCGACGTCGAATGTAGAGTCCTTTGCCGGCTTGCGAGTGCTGCCCAAGGTGGAGGGTAGTGCGTTTGGTCGTTCCCGTGAGGTGCTTTTTCACGCTGACAATGAGGAGCAGCCTCGGTTGCTGTCAGTGATGGGGGGCAAGCTGACCACGTACCGCGCAACGGCTGAGCAGGTGATCGAGCGGTTGGCCCCGAGCCTGCCACGCCGCCGTGCGATGGCAAGCACGCGTGAACTGCCGCTTAATCCCGCTTGA
- a CDS encoding DUF2971 domain-containing protein: MAEYPDTLAKFCSAQTAEQILSSQRLRWSAPHLLADPFELTHQTPLSFDPLTLLDGVIRSATSMIFSRETPKSNSPLATVIRRWRDEERFASPEEAEDVLKELMSRMVDQRQIAIEELMADWRKFTRELRICCFSAKVENLPSWQYLADRHRGVALRFRCGEYTTLVDPKPVEYSLNRPEITTFKEQINAILHQEKVNAQSRFADKFLVKPAMSEAEQEWRIFYHATDQASSREADDSLWYDDRPFEKNDLSAAYFGAFMPRESRQRLLGILREQYPEAKLFQAAPIPGKYEIEFTRIKRD, translated from the coding sequence GTGGCCGAATACCCTGACACCTTGGCGAAATTCTGCTCCGCTCAAACCGCCGAGCAGATTCTCAGCTCCCAGCGCCTTCGGTGGAGCGCGCCTCACTTATTGGCAGACCCTTTCGAGCTGACACACCAGACGCCATTGTCATTCGATCCGCTGACGCTTCTCGATGGGGTGATTCGCAGTGCCACGAGCATGATTTTTTCCCGTGAGACGCCTAAGAGCAACTCACCACTGGCCACCGTGATTCGACGCTGGCGGGACGAGGAGCGTTTCGCATCCCCGGAGGAAGCCGAAGACGTGCTCAAAGAGCTCATGTCCAGGATGGTCGACCAACGCCAGATCGCCATTGAAGAACTCATGGCCGACTGGCGCAAGTTTACCCGCGAGCTGCGTATTTGCTGCTTCAGCGCCAAGGTCGAGAATCTCCCCTCCTGGCAGTATTTAGCGGATCGTCACCGCGGGGTCGCGCTGCGCTTCCGCTGCGGAGAGTACACAACGCTGGTAGACCCCAAGCCGGTGGAATACAGTCTCAACCGCCCGGAAATCACCACATTCAAGGAGCAGATCAACGCGATTCTGCACCAGGAAAAGGTCAACGCCCAATCCCGCTTTGCCGACAAGTTCCTGGTCAAGCCCGCCATGTCGGAAGCCGAGCAGGAGTGGCGGATCTTTTATCACGCGACGGACCAGGCCAGCAGTCGTGAGGCCGATGACAGCCTGTGGTACGACGACCGGCCGTTTGAAAAAAACGATCTGTCAGCGGCTTATTTTGGCGCCTTTATGCCCCGCGAATCCCGTCAGCGTTTACTGGGCATTCTGCGCGAGCAGTACCCCGAGGCCAAGCTGTTCCAGGCCGCGCCCATTCCCGGTAAATACGAAATCGAGTTTACTCGAATCAAGCGGGATTAA
- a CDS encoding aspartate carbamoyltransferase, with protein sequence MNFTGSHILSIQQFDRSDIERIFTVADAMAPYALRRRVTRVLEGAILGNMFFEPSTRTRISFGSAFNLLGGEVRETTGIETSALAKGESLYDTARVLSGFSDVICMRHPQSGSVAEFAEASRVPVLNGGDGANEHPSQALLDLYTIRKEMESRGRGVDGLRIAMIGDLKYGRTVHSLCKLLCLYKGVHVTLVSPRELAMPEAIVEQLRESGHSVTVTEDLPSSIASVDIAYSTRIQEERFDTKEEADLYRGRFRLNQAIYTQYCEPNTVIMHPLPRDSRQEANELDNDLNQNPNLAIFRQADNGVVVRMALFALVLDVVDQVDLHAREVNWFNSLRRP encoded by the coding sequence GTGAATTTTACCGGTTCGCATATTCTCTCCATCCAGCAGTTCGACCGTTCCGATATTGAGCGCATCTTCACCGTGGCCGATGCCATGGCCCCCTACGCCTTGAGACGCCGGGTGACCCGTGTTCTGGAGGGTGCCATTCTGGGCAATATGTTCTTTGAGCCCAGTACCCGTACCCGGATAAGCTTTGGTAGCGCATTCAATCTGCTGGGCGGCGAGGTGCGTGAAACCACCGGCATCGAAACCTCGGCGCTTGCCAAGGGCGAGTCGTTGTACGACACGGCGCGCGTGCTCTCCGGCTTCAGTGATGTGATCTGCATGCGCCACCCTCAGTCGGGATCGGTGGCGGAGTTTGCCGAGGCAAGCCGGGTACCAGTACTCAACGGTGGGGATGGCGCCAACGAACACCCGAGTCAGGCGCTACTCGATTTATACACAATCCGTAAGGAAATGGAGTCTCGTGGGCGGGGCGTGGACGGACTGCGAATCGCGATGATCGGCGACCTCAAGTACGGTCGGACGGTGCACTCCCTGTGCAAACTGCTGTGCCTGTACAAAGGTGTCCACGTGACTCTGGTGTCTCCGCGTGAGCTGGCGATGCCCGAAGCGATAGTCGAGCAACTGCGTGAGTCGGGACACTCGGTGACGGTTACGGAAGATCTGCCCAGCAGTATTGCCAGTGTCGATATCGCCTATTCCACCCGGATTCAGGAAGAGCGGTTTGACACGAAGGAAGAAGCCGACCTCTACCGGGGACGCTTTCGGTTGAATCAGGCCATTTATACTCAGTATTGCGAGCCAAATACCGTCATCATGCATCCCCTGCCGAGAGACTCCCGGCAGGAGGCCAACGAGTTGGATAACGACCTGAATCAGAACCCCAATCTGGCCATATTCCGCCAGGCGGACAACGGAGTGGTGGTGCGTATGGCTCTGTTTGCCCTGGTCCTGGATGTGGTTGACCAAGTGGATCTGCACGCTCGGGAGGTCAACTGGTTCAACTCCCTGCGTCGGCCCTGA
- a CDS encoding diguanylate cyclase domain-containing protein: MKILLVEDSATLRHAMSQYISEAGHTPLIARSGEEALQLLEDTPVDLIIMDVEMPGLNGFETTRLIREWLGGHWVPIIFVTGKNEDESYREGIEAGGDDYLIKPVSPVIIKAKIRAMARIAEMRDQLNQLNAELEALSQLDSLTQILNRRTFNDQANQHWRLAVRHQTPTSVLMIDVDHFKPYNDHYGHPAGDRCLKQITQAIKGCLQRPSDLLGRYGGEEFIALLPETDLAGARHIGQCINRAVRELSLEHRHSPVGDCVTVSIGGATCHHSMGHTLEEVIKCADRALYRVKHKGRDSALIEEVATHKTVLIVAQGGDQTREISEPLQQHCNILTTDTAEECLEIASDVLPDVIISDGESAFAEDHSLFRLLARSSKSASTPILVVSDDPERPNLLSDLEGQSPVGWLKRPFSAAELRTKVQMLLD; this comes from the coding sequence ATGAAGATTTTGCTGGTCGAAGACAGCGCCACCTTGCGCCACGCCATGTCCCAGTACATCAGCGAGGCAGGCCACACGCCACTCATTGCCCGCAGCGGAGAAGAAGCGTTGCAGCTGCTGGAAGACACGCCGGTCGATCTGATCATCATGGATGTGGAGATGCCCGGCCTGAACGGCTTTGAAACCACGCGCCTGATCCGGGAGTGGCTCGGCGGACACTGGGTGCCGATCATCTTCGTGACCGGGAAGAACGAGGACGAAAGCTATCGCGAAGGGATTGAGGCCGGTGGCGACGACTACCTGATCAAACCGGTCAGCCCCGTGATCATCAAGGCCAAGATCCGGGCCATGGCCCGGATTGCCGAGATGCGCGACCAGCTCAACCAGTTGAATGCGGAGTTGGAAGCTCTCAGCCAACTCGACAGTCTTACCCAGATTCTCAACCGCCGGACGTTCAACGATCAGGCCAACCAACACTGGCGACTCGCGGTGCGTCATCAGACCCCCACCAGCGTACTGATGATCGATGTCGACCACTTCAAGCCCTACAACGATCACTACGGCCACCCGGCGGGCGACCGCTGTCTCAAGCAGATCACGCAAGCGATAAAAGGGTGTCTGCAGCGCCCCTCCGATTTGCTGGGCCGCTACGGGGGTGAGGAATTCATCGCCCTACTCCCGGAAACCGACCTGGCGGGCGCCCGCCATATTGGCCAGTGCATCAATCGGGCCGTGCGGGAGCTGTCCCTGGAGCACCGGCACTCACCGGTCGGTGACTGCGTCACCGTCAGTATCGGTGGGGCGACTTGTCATCATTCGATGGGGCATACGCTGGAGGAGGTCATCAAGTGCGCCGATCGCGCCCTGTACCGGGTCAAACACAAGGGACGCGACTCGGCACTGATCGAAGAAGTCGCCACCCACAAAACCGTGCTGATCGTGGCTCAGGGGGGCGACCAGACCCGCGAGATCAGTGAACCGCTACAGCAACACTGCAACATCCTGACCACCGATACCGCCGAAGAGTGCCTGGAAATCGCCAGCGATGTGCTGCCCGACGTCATCATCAGCGACGGAGAGAGCGCCTTTGCCGAAGACCACAGCCTGTTTCGGCTTCTGGCCCGGAGCAGCAAGTCAGCGTCCACCCCGATACTGGTGGTGTCCGATGATCCCGAGCGGCCCAACCTTCTGTCAGATCTTGAGGGGCAGAGCCCGGTGGGCTGGCTGAAACGTCCGTTCAGCGCCGCCGAGCTGCGCACCAAAGTGCAAATGCTGCTGGACTGA
- a CDS encoding 1-acyl-sn-glycerol-3-phosphate acyltransferase, producing MTEFDDIRPYDDHEVRPTLERLLTNPELADAVARLKFPRAAGPLGWLLRPLVQKAMRRQMRGVDTVLGFQEVVKGYMQRMIADTTTELTTSGLDRLDPNGAYLFVSNHRDIAMDPAFVNWTLYHGGFNTLRIAIGDNLLTKDYVSDLMRLNKSFIVNRSARAPREKLKAAKKLSAYIHHSIAEDHANIWIAQREGRAKDGKDKTNSAVVGMFSLSRPKSQPFAEYVRELKIVPVSISYEWDPCDAAKARELHQQRTSGGYQKAEHEDVKSIAMGIAGQKGHVHVAFGDVLDGDYEDTDAVVAEIDRQILDNYVLHATNCLAWERLNGDLPDMEYGYPPKTFSPEDLGEVRQRFELHLANIPADHRALVLDMYANPVAAKLDRR from the coding sequence ATGACCGAGTTCGACGATATTCGTCCCTATGATGATCATGAAGTTCGCCCCACCCTGGAGCGATTACTGACCAACCCTGAATTGGCAGACGCCGTAGCGCGTCTCAAGTTCCCTCGGGCGGCCGGTCCCCTGGGCTGGTTGTTGCGCCCGTTGGTGCAGAAAGCCATGCGCCGGCAGATGCGCGGTGTGGACACCGTTCTGGGCTTTCAGGAGGTGGTCAAGGGCTACATGCAGCGGATGATTGCCGATACCACCACCGAGCTCACCACCTCGGGGCTGGACCGACTGGACCCGAACGGCGCCTACCTGTTCGTCAGCAACCACCGGGATATCGCCATGGACCCGGCGTTTGTGAATTGGACCCTGTACCACGGCGGCTTCAATACCCTGCGCATCGCCATTGGTGACAACCTGCTCACCAAGGACTATGTGTCGGATCTGATGCGGCTTAACAAGAGCTTCATCGTGAATCGTTCGGCGCGCGCACCGCGGGAGAAGCTCAAGGCTGCGAAGAAACTGTCCGCCTACATTCATCACTCAATTGCCGAAGATCACGCCAATATCTGGATCGCCCAGCGCGAGGGGCGGGCCAAAGACGGCAAGGACAAGACCAACTCGGCGGTCGTGGGCATGTTCAGCCTCAGTCGACCCAAGAGCCAGCCCTTTGCCGAATACGTCCGCGAACTGAAGATCGTCCCGGTCTCCATTTCCTACGAGTGGGATCCCTGTGATGCCGCCAAGGCTCGTGAGCTGCATCAGCAGCGCACCAGTGGTGGCTACCAGAAGGCCGAGCACGAAGATGTGAAAAGCATCGCCATGGGCATTGCCGGCCAGAAAGGGCATGTGCATGTCGCTTTTGGGGACGTGCTCGACGGAGACTACGAGGATACCGACGCGGTGGTGGCGGAGATCGATCGGCAGATTCTGGACAACTACGTTCTCCATGCGACCAACTGTCTGGCCTGGGAGCGCCTGAATGGCGACTTGCCGGACATGGAGTACGGATATCCGCCCAAAACCTTCTCCCCGGAGGACTTGGGAGAAGTGCGTCAGCGGTTTGAGTTGCATCTGGCCAATATCCCGGCGGATCATCGCGCCTTGGTCTTGGACATGTACGCCAATCCGGTCGCGGCCAAGCTCGACCGGCGCTGA
- the dinG gene encoding ATP-dependent DNA helicase DinG, with the protein MLTDAVKLQIQTAYRQFLQNRELNARYGQKLMIAEIARTLGGIELNDEGERESRGHVCVIEAGTGTGKTVGYLLPALIIAKALGKKLVVSTATVALQEQVVNKDLPELKRHSELSFSFTLAKGRGRYVCLSKLDNLLSTIHEGLDPTRPLYEDELPAVDERAVKIYDSMVDALAQNRWDGERDSWPDGIEQEDWQRVTTDHRQCTGRRCSNVSVCSFFRAREALHTADCIVTNHDLVLADLALGGGAILPSPEDSIYVFDEGHQLPTKALNHFAHHSRVVSTVRWLDQCNKALGTMLGHISGAGNVDRFAEQLPAALMDCKQRLEQLHPALDALAQEVALDDRQSHYRFPGGQLPESLVLPSVELHRGFDRLSDLLDKMVAEVSEAMEDAHCPVPKVDLEQHYPALGAWQARAEANRELWFSYATPDDKDEVPRARWLTPVDAGASIDIEVCSSPILAAGTLAKSLWYRCCGAVVTSATLAALGRFDRFQMRAGTPKDSHYAQMPSPFDFSQASLEVPAWAVEAGDALRHTESLITGLPDLLDPGEGSLVLFSSRRQMLDVYDQLPDEWRERILVQGDKSKQAMLDTHRERIDAGQGSVLFGLASFAEGVDLPGDYCRHVVIAKLPFSVPDDPIEAALAEWVEARGGNAFMEITVPDASLRLIQACGRLLRNESDSGTITLLDRRVVTKRYGKALLNSLPPFKRVIA; encoded by the coding sequence ATGCTCACCGACGCGGTCAAACTACAGATTCAGACGGCCTACCGCCAGTTCCTCCAGAACCGGGAGCTGAACGCGCGCTACGGCCAGAAGCTGATGATCGCCGAAATCGCCCGTACCCTCGGTGGTATTGAGCTGAATGATGAGGGCGAGCGCGAAAGCCGGGGGCATGTCTGTGTGATCGAGGCCGGCACCGGCACCGGGAAGACGGTGGGCTACCTGTTGCCGGCATTGATCATCGCCAAGGCGCTGGGAAAAAAACTTGTGGTTTCTACCGCAACGGTGGCGCTACAGGAGCAGGTGGTGAACAAAGACCTGCCGGAGCTCAAGCGTCACAGTGAGCTGTCGTTCAGCTTCACCCTGGCCAAGGGGCGCGGGCGCTATGTGTGCCTGAGCAAGCTCGATAATCTCCTCAGCACCATCCACGAAGGCCTGGACCCGACCCGTCCGCTGTATGAAGACGAGCTGCCCGCCGTGGATGAGCGGGCGGTCAAAATCTATGACTCCATGGTCGATGCCCTGGCGCAAAACCGCTGGGACGGCGAGCGCGACAGCTGGCCCGACGGTATCGAGCAGGAGGATTGGCAGCGGGTGACCACCGACCACCGCCAGTGTACCGGCCGTCGCTGCTCGAACGTGTCGGTGTGCAGTTTTTTCCGGGCCCGGGAGGCGCTGCACACCGCCGACTGTATCGTCACCAATCACGATCTGGTACTGGCCGATCTGGCGCTCGGCGGCGGGGCCATTCTGCCCAGCCCCGAAGACAGCATTTACGTGTTTGACGAAGGCCACCAATTGCCCACCAAGGCGCTGAATCACTTTGCCCATCACAGCCGTGTGGTCAGCACCGTGCGCTGGCTGGATCAGTGCAACAAGGCGCTGGGAACCATGCTGGGCCACATCAGTGGCGCGGGCAATGTCGACCGCTTTGCCGAACAATTGCCGGCGGCCCTGATGGACTGCAAGCAGCGGCTGGAGCAACTGCACCCGGCCCTGGATGCGCTGGCGCAGGAAGTGGCCCTGGACGACCGACAGAGTCACTATCGATTCCCCGGGGGGCAGTTGCCGGAGTCGCTGGTGTTGCCCTCGGTCGAGCTGCACCGGGGCTTTGACCGGCTGTCGGACCTGCTCGATAAAATGGTCGCGGAAGTCAGTGAAGCCATGGAAGATGCCCACTGCCCGGTGCCCAAAGTGGACCTCGAACAGCACTATCCGGCGCTCGGGGCCTGGCAGGCCCGGGCCGAGGCCAACCGGGAGCTCTGGTTCAGCTACGCCACTCCGGACGACAAAGACGAGGTGCCGCGGGCGCGCTGGTTGACCCCCGTGGATGCGGGAGCCAGCATTGATATTGAGGTCTGTTCCAGTCCCATTCTGGCCGCGGGTACCCTGGCGAAAAGCCTGTGGTACCGCTGCTGCGGCGCGGTGGTCACCTCGGCGACACTGGCGGCTCTGGGGCGGTTTGACCGGTTCCAGATGCGCGCCGGTACCCCCAAGGATAGCCATTACGCGCAGATGCCCAGCCCGTTCGATTTCTCCCAGGCGAGCCTGGAAGTGCCGGCCTGGGCGGTAGAGGCGGGTGACGCCCTGCGGCACACCGAATCCTTGATCACCGGGCTTCCCGATCTGCTTGACCCGGGTGAGGGCAGTCTGGTCCTGTTTTCCTCCCGTCGACAGATGCTCGATGTATACGACCAGTTGCCTGATGAGTGGCGCGAGCGCATTCTGGTCCAGGGTGACAAGTCCAAGCAGGCCATGCTCGATACCCACCGGGAGCGGATCGACGCGGGGCAGGGCAGCGTGCTGTTTGGTCTGGCGAGCTTTGCCGAGGGGGTGGACCTGCCGGGCGACTACTGCCGGCACGTGGTGATTGCCAAGCTGCCCTTTTCCGTGCCGGATGATCCCATCGAAGCGGCGCTGGCCGAGTGGGTGGAGGCCCGGGGCGGCAATGCCTTTATGGAGATCACCGTGCCGGACGCCTCGCTGCGCCTGATTCAGGCCTGTGGCCGTCTGCTGCGCAATGAGAGCGACAGCGGCACGATCACGCTGCTGGACCGGCGCGTGGTCACCAAGCGCTATGGCAAGGCGCTGCTCAATTCATTACCGCCTTTCAAGCGAGTGATTGCATGA
- a CDS encoding YqcC family protein, producing the protein MTDIHRELAETLFELERELRALALWDETPPTPEALASTQPFAVDTLELYQWLQFVFIPRLYRLVEHRMELPASCSVSPMAEEYFRPRPESGEAVIAVLERIDILVTSAP; encoded by the coding sequence ATGACCGATATTCACAGAGAGTTGGCCGAAACCCTGTTTGAGCTTGAGCGCGAGTTGCGCGCGCTCGCCCTGTGGGATGAAACGCCGCCAACCCCCGAAGCCCTGGCCAGCACCCAGCCGTTCGCGGTGGATACGCTGGAGTTGTATCAGTGGCTGCAGTTCGTGTTCATTCCCAGGCTTTATAGGCTGGTGGAGCACCGGATGGAGCTGCCGGCGAGCTGTTCAGTCTCGCCCATGGCGGAGGAGTATTTCCGGCCTCGCCCGGAAAGCGGCGAGGCCGTGATTGCGGTGTTGGAGCGGATCGATATCCTGGTTACATCTGCTCCATAA
- the argS gene encoding arginine--tRNA ligase, which produces MNIRDLLNHKVQQAMLSAHIPFQHPPMVSPSKKPGFGDYQANGAMGAAKAMKTNPRELAGEIMRHLELDGIAEKVEIAGPGFINIHLAPEWLSQQLGKAADDTRLGIAPVAEPQTAVVDYSSPNLAKEMHVGHLRSTIIGDALARLLSFQGHQVIRQNHVGDWGTQFGMLIAELEEQLAENREATMALSDLEVFYQQAKRHFDEDPAFADKARDYVVKLQSGNSDVLALWEQFRSVSLDHSQEIYEKLNVTLRPEDVRGESFYNDDLAPLVAELEEKGLAVEDQGAKVVFLEELADKDGNPSPVIIQKQGGGYLYATTDLAALRFRAGELGANRLMYFIDARQSLHMQQVFTVARKAGFVGENVSLEHHAFGTMMGSDGKPFKTRSGGTVKLAELLDEAAERAAALVREKNTELSPEAMTEIGRKVGIGAVKYADLSKTRTNDYVFNWDAMLSFDGNTAPYLQYAYTRVRSIFRRAGVQPDSLSEAIQLVESEERALAIKLLQFSEALDQVARDAMPHLLCTYLYDLASLYMRFYEACPVLKDGVPAELRASRLRLCDLVSRTLAQGLELLGIEVMEQM; this is translated from the coding sequence ATGAATATTCGCGATTTACTGAACCACAAGGTCCAGCAGGCCATGCTGTCTGCTCATATCCCCTTCCAGCACCCCCCGATGGTCTCTCCGAGCAAAAAGCCCGGCTTCGGAGACTATCAGGCCAATGGCGCGATGGGCGCGGCCAAGGCTATGAAGACCAATCCTCGGGAGCTCGCGGGTGAGATCATGCGCCACCTGGAACTGGACGGCATTGCGGAGAAGGTCGAGATTGCCGGCCCCGGGTTCATCAATATTCACCTGGCACCCGAGTGGTTGAGCCAGCAGTTGGGCAAGGCGGCCGATGATACCCGCCTGGGCATTGCCCCCGTGGCCGAGCCACAGACGGCGGTGGTGGATTACTCCTCCCCGAACCTGGCCAAGGAAATGCACGTGGGCCACCTGCGCTCCACCATCATTGGAGACGCTCTGGCCCGCTTGTTGAGCTTTCAGGGCCACCAGGTCATCCGCCAGAACCACGTCGGCGACTGGGGCACCCAGTTCGGCATGTTGATCGCCGAGCTCGAAGAGCAACTGGCGGAAAATCGCGAGGCCACCATGGCCCTGAGCGACCTGGAAGTGTTCTACCAGCAGGCCAAACGGCACTTCGACGAAGACCCGGCGTTCGCCGACAAGGCCCGGGACTATGTGGTCAAGCTGCAATCCGGGAATAGCGATGTGCTGGCGCTTTGGGAGCAGTTCCGCTCGGTCTCCCTGGATCACAGTCAGGAGATCTACGAAAAGCTGAATGTCACCCTCCGCCCGGAGGATGTGCGCGGCGAGAGTTTCTACAACGACGATCTGGCCCCACTGGTGGCCGAGCTCGAGGAAAAGGGGCTTGCGGTGGAGGATCAGGGCGCCAAAGTGGTGTTCCTGGAGGAGCTGGCAGACAAAGACGGCAACCCCTCACCGGTGATCATTCAAAAACAGGGCGGTGGTTATCTCTACGCCACCACCGATCTGGCGGCCCTGCGCTTTCGGGCGGGCGAACTGGGTGCCAACCGCTTGATGTACTTTATCGATGCCCGCCAGTCCCTGCATATGCAGCAGGTGTTCACCGTCGCCCGCAAAGCCGGCTTCGTAGGTGAGAACGTCAGCCTGGAACATCACGCCTTCGGCACCATGATGGGCTCGGACGGTAAACCGTTCAAAACCCGCAGCGGCGGCACCGTCAAACTCGCCGAACTGCTGGATGAGGCCGCCGAACGGGCCGCCGCACTGGTTCGGGAGAAAAACACCGAATTGAGCCCGGAGGCCATGACCGAGATCGGCCGCAAAGTGGGCATCGGTGCGGTCAAGTACGCGGACCTGAGTAAAACCCGCACCAACGATTACGTCTTCAACTGGGATGCGATGCTCAGCTTTGACGGCAACACCGCCCCTTACCTGCAATACGCCTATACCCGAGTGCGCAGCATTTTTCGGCGCGCCGGCGTCCAACCGGACAGTCTGTCCGAGGCGATTCAACTGGTGGAATCCGAGGAGCGGGCGCTGGCCATCAAGCTGCTGCAGTTCAGCGAGGCGCTGGATCAGGTGGCCCGGGATGCCATGCCGCACCTGCTGTGCACCTACCTGTACGACCTCGCCAGCCTGTATATGCGCTTCTACGAAGCCTGCCCGGTGCTGAAAGACGGGGTTCCTGCCGAGTTGCGCGCCAGCCGGCTGCGCCTGTGTGATCTGGTGTCACGCACGTTGGCTCAGGGGCTGGAGCTGCTGGGTATTGAGGTTATGGAGCAGATGTAA
- a CDS encoding SDR family oxidoreductase has protein sequence MTERLNGQNGQAPTVLVVGGTSGINRGIAEGFARDGARVAVVSRSEDKVRATLEALRALGAEAEGFAADVRDPEALQQGVAGLCDRWGPLDVVVSGAAGNFPALASGMSANAFRSVVEIDLLGSFHVLQAVYPHLRRPSSVIQISAPQAVLPMVGQSHVCAAKAGVDMLTRTLAQEWGPEGIRVNSVLPGPIAHTEGMKRLAPSTALQEQVTASVPLKRLGQAEDIYRACRFLASADADFITGAVLPVDGGWSLSGASRVGDALGQALKG, from the coding sequence ATGACTGAGCGACTGAACGGTCAGAATGGCCAGGCACCGACGGTCCTGGTGGTGGGCGGAACCAGTGGGATCAATCGCGGCATCGCCGAGGGCTTTGCTCGCGATGGGGCTCGAGTCGCCGTGGTCAGCCGTTCCGAAGACAAGGTACGCGCCACCCTGGAGGCGCTGCGAGCACTGGGCGCCGAGGCCGAGGGTTTCGCGGCGGATGTCCGTGACCCTGAAGCCCTGCAGCAGGGGGTTGCCGGGCTCTGCGACCGATGGGGACCTCTGGATGTGGTGGTCTCTGGTGCGGCGGGCAACTTCCCGGCGCTGGCCTCGGGTATGTCGGCCAATGCCTTTCGCTCGGTGGTGGAGATTGATCTTTTGGGCAGCTTTCATGTACTCCAGGCGGTATACCCCCACCTGCGCCGTCCCTCATCGGTTATTCAGATCTCAGCTCCCCAGGCGGTACTGCCCATGGTGGGGCAGTCCCATGTCTGTGCGGCCAAAGCGGGGGTGGACATGTTGACCCGAACCCTGGCCCAGGAATGGGGGCCAGAGGGCATTCGAGTGAACTCGGTGCTCCCCGGCCCGATTGCGCACACCGAAGGCATGAAGCGTCTCGCCCCCTCAACCGCGCTACAGGAACAGGTTACCGCATCGGTACCACTGAAGCGGCTTGGGCAGGCGGAAGACATCTATAGGGCCTGTCGGTTTTTGGCCTCCGCGGATGCCGACTTCATCACCGGCGCGGTGTTGCCGGTCGATGGCGGTTGGTCGCTGTCGGGCGCTTCACGGGTGGGTGATGCTCTGGGGCAGGCTTTGAAAGGCTGA